A window of Acinonyx jubatus isolate Ajub_Pintada_27869175 chromosome B2, VMU_Ajub_asm_v1.0, whole genome shotgun sequence genomic DNA:
GCCTCGCTGTTAGCAGAAGTCTGTCATCAGATTTTTAAGGGGAAGGTTTTTTACCCAACAGAGAATGCCCTGAAAACTACCCTCCGTGAATCTACCTGCTATGACTACATGGCTCAAAGTCACTATATAACAGAAACGCTCTCTAAGGAAGAAGCGGGGTTCCCTTTGGCTTACACAGTGACCATCCACAAAGACTTTGGCACTTTTGAGAGACTCTTTAGGGCGATTTACATGCCCCAAAATGTCTACTGTGTTCATGTGGATGAAAAGGCGAcggatacatttaaaaatgcgGTGAAGCAATTACTAAACTGCTTCCCAAATGCTTTTCTGGCTTCTAAAATGGAGCCAGTCGTCTATGGTGGGATTTCCAGGCTCCAGGCCGACCTGAACTGCATCAAAGATCTCGCGGCCTCCGAGGTGCCATGGAGGTACGCCATCAACATGTGTGGGCAAGATTTCCCCCTGAAAACCAACAAGGAGATAGTTCAGTATCTGAAAGgatttaaagggaaaaacattACCCCGGGGGTGCTGCCCCCCAGTCATGCTATCGGACGGACTAAATACGTCCACCAAGAGCTATTACACCAAAAAAACTCCTACGTGATTAAAACGACAAAATTAAAACCTCCACCTCCTCACAACATGACCATTTACTTCGGCACTGCCTATGTGGCCCTCACGAGGGAATTCGCCAACTTTGTCCTCCAAGATCAGCATGCACTCGACTTGCTTTCCTGGTCCAAGGACACCTATAGCCCCGATGAACATTTCTGGGTGACGCTCAATAGGATTCcaggtatgtgtgtgtctcttaACTTTTGTTCTTGTGAGTAAACGTTGCACGATCGGTACTGAATAAAccgctctcaaaaatagtaaaaaaaaaaaaaaaatgttgaatgggGAAGACCGTTACCgttttaaatgttaatcaaaAAATCTTTCCAGCAGTTCTGCTCCCAGATGTAACTCATGATCCGACTCATGTCCAtggcacagatgaggaaactgagacattgTGATGAGCAGGGCAGAGCTAGAGCTCAaccgtctgacttgattttgctGCTATGCCACGCTGCCTTTTTGGATCCGTAGACTCACTTCAAATGTGTGCGGCAGTCTCGAGACAGGGCAAAGGGTTGAGGGGAAAGCTGGCTGTGCCTATAAAAGATCAAACCCAATTCTCCTTTAAGGGTGATGTTATTTACAATCGGGAATAAAGCTCATAAAGTAAATTTGAATGGCAGTtcggacaattttttttttaatttttaacgtgtatttattattgacagagagacacagagtgtgagcaggggaggggacagagagagggagagacacagaatccgaagcaggctccaggctctgagctgtcagcacagagcccgacgcggggctggaactcacaaactatgagatcgtgacctgagccgaagtcggtcgcctacccaactgagccacccaggcgccctcggacattttaataatacttttgcTCCTGTTGCAAATCCCCATCCTTTCAACATGGGAGCAGGGGACgacttcaaaattttttatttgcaagTTCTTTCCTGGAATCAAACCAGACATTTAGAGGGCCTTAAAGGAATGTGATTGCATGAATGTGCTCAAGGTACCCAGCTAGCACGCGATCCTGCCAATTGTATAAACCAGGTCTCGTAAGCCTGGTACTCCTTTAACTTGATTTCAATTAGCTCTCAGTGGTTACTAAATTAACGGTACCTTCCCTTTGGTCCGCCTTCTAAATGAGTTGAATGATCTTAAGTTGTTTACACTGAACTGATTCAGTCCTGCTAGTTCAAATCAAAATAGGAATTCAGATTCACAGCCAAGGGAAAAGCAACTGGAATCAATATGATGATCAGATTCACGGTTTCTTGAGCTTGTTGCTTCATTAAGGCCAAGTACCATTTCCCAAAGGGCCTGACCACCTGGGTGGACCTTGCCTTACGTGTTCATTCATTCCGTGTCCAGGTACTTCTCAGAGACGCCCAGGGCTTCGAACCAGGTGCCTGTTTTAGATGTTGTTATACAAAACTTCATAGACCTAGAAACCTGTTTTTTCTCCCCAACCACTTGAAAAcaacctctttatttatttttaagattttttaaaatttttatttaaaagaaaaatttttttcaatgtttatttagttttgagagacagagacagagtgtgagtgggggaggggcagagagagaaggagacacagaatccgaagcaggctccaggctctgagctgtcggcacagagcctgatgtggggtttgaactcacgaaccgtgagatcacgacctgagccgaagtcaaacacttaaccaactgagccacccaggtgcccctaagatttatttttaattgaggtataattgatatataacctATTAGTTTCGGCTATAAAGCATGGCTTACTGTTTGTAGATATTGCAAAATGGTTACcactataaattttatttttcccgtGATGAGAACTTGTCTGTATGtgcgatgagaacttttaagagctTTCTGaatagcaattttcaaatatattgtcGGAGAGGAAAAAATTTACCTCTTCTCTTCAAAGTTCTTCTGGCTGGtctaaaaattcatttgacaCGGGAGGAATTAacgggaagggggaaaaaaaaacccaaaatttaaTTACGGCATGAAGAGACCCAGTAATGAAAGTGAGACCCAGAGAAATGACGAGGGCATCcagcttttatacattttagacaaagagacaataaatctgtgaggaattgacaggacaaagaaaacttattttgGGGAGCTTCAATCAGTAAGAAATTCTAAACAGGATTTGGGCTGAGGTAGTGAATTAATAGAAGTACCAaggtttgtatatattttcttctcagctCTGAATTTCCTACCTCTGTTGATAAGGATGTGTCTTCATCTCCTGATACAGGGAAAGTagctttcacatgggagatttactTCCTGTTTTCTGTACACAAAGGGGAGAGGTGAGGGTCAGGATGTTGTTTTTGCACTGACtctttcttaagtaacttttattcaaaataatcaaaatgccaAAATGGCACATTTTGAAGTGGACTGTCCTTGGCCCCCACAATACAAAATGCTGTCATTAACGACAGTCACCATGCTGAACACGCtccaaacttatttattttaaaactggaagtttgcaacttttgaccacctttacccattttgcctacccaccccccaccccatctctggaAACCATAAATCTGGCCTCTGTATCTGTGACTGTTTTGTTGGTGGGGGTGGTGTTGTTTTTcccagattccacatataaataagattatatggtatttgtctttctttgtctgacttatttcatttagcataatgtcttcaaggtccatccatgttgtcacgaatggcaagatttctttcttttctattttttttatggctgagtaacctttatatataaaaaaatattaatatatataaaaatttaaatatatatttaaaaatatgttatttatatttttatataatatataaatatacataagtaataactatattatttatatatttacataaaatataatgtatatttaaatatattaatatgtaaatataatctatatattatatataaatatattatatatatattaaatatataatctatatattatatataaatatattttatatatattaaatatatatttaaatatatatattttttctatataaatgttactcagccataaaaaaatagaaaagaatgaaatcttgccattcgtgacaacatagatggacctcgacgacatttatttatttatccatgcaCCCACTTacggatacttaggttgtttccatgtcttggctatcgtaaataatgctgcaatgaacatggactGCCATATCTTTTTCatctagtgtttttgtttttttcatataaatatctagaagtggattgctggatcataggatagttttatttttaatttttggaggaacctccatattgttttccctggtggctgcaccaacttacagTCTTACCGACAGTACaagaaggttcccttttctccacatcctcgtcaagaCTTGGTATTTCTTGTCCTTTGATAAatagccattctagcaggtgtgaggtgatatcgcatagaatgctttttaaaatgtggttttccAAAAGCTGGAAGACGTGACGttgtagagataaaagaaatcaGGACTCAAGAAAGTGTGGTGGGGGAGTCATGACCATATAGTTGTCTATGTAGAATTCAGTGTCCAGAATGAAGGAGGTaaaagccccacttctctcttacATGTTGCTAGGATCAAGTATGATGCAGACTGTTCAGGTATAATCACCATGCTTTAAGGGAGGCATTGACAAAGCAGCTTCCAAAGATAGCTTTGGAAAGAGGCCAAACCCCATTTTTTCTCTACAGAAgaccaagacaaacaaaaagcatatTCGATCTGAAAAAGATTTGAAGAAGAATCGCTATGTTCACATAATGAAAAGATTTGTGCATTTGGGAGAAGAATCCAGGGTTAGTGGTGGGAGATATAAAAACCCATCAGTCTGGGATTAGAATGGGTAGTTTCCTCAGTGGTGCACAAGCCCAAGGgacatggagacacagagaaggagaaatgcCGTAAAGGCGCCTCATTTATCAAGTGTTAGACAAGATGGCCTTGTTTTTTCCACTCTGAGGGTCTGCGATTCTAAAGGAGGATTCTAATCAGACACCCCAGCTTCTCAACCTGATTTATCTGTTGGAAATGGACTTTTACACCTCTGGTTAGCAGTTACAGATCAGTGaaacaatggaaaacaaatgtGCTGCTCCATGCTTTTCAAAAATGTAGAGGAGTGAGCCCTTGAAGTCGTTTCTGTCCTATGTGTATGTCGGATACTTTCTGGAAGCCAGTGTCCCTTCCCTGGGGCGGGCCTGAGTATAGTGCTTGGTcatgaggagggaagggaaccGAAAACTTAAGTGGCTGTCTTGTTTAACTACTGCTCTTGCTGTGTGGAAATCTGAGTCCGTTCTATTTTGAGGGCACTTCTAGTTGACATACGAATTGGTGGTTGGTTGTTTAGGACATTTTAAGATTATTGTAGTTGACTGTAGCGATTGGGGGCTTATTAGGCTTTTCAAAGAAGTCATAGGTCAGGGGAAAGAAATCTCACAGACAAAATGGCCTCATGGGGAACTAGAGCAACGCCACCCAGTAGAAATATACTGTGAgccataaatgtaattttattttattt
This region includes:
- the LOC113592392 gene encoding N-acetyllactosaminide beta-1,6-N-acetylglucosaminyl-transferase-like; amino-acid sequence: MMVSWKHCLFSVSLIMVLIFVFVYKNELREDKRFLRASLSNASLLAEVCHQIFKGKVFYPTENALKTTLRESTCYDYMAQSHYITETLSKEEAGFPLAYTVTIHKDFGTFERLFRAIYMPQNVYCVHVDEKATDTFKNAVKQLLNCFPNAFLASKMEPVVYGGISRLQADLNCIKDLAASEVPWRYAINMCGQDFPLKTNKEIVQYLKGFKGKNITPGVLPPSHAIGRTKYVHQELLHQKNSYVIKTTKLKPPPPHNMTIYFGTAYVALTREFANFVLQDQHALDLLSWSKDTYSPDEHFWVTLNRIPVLLPDVTHDPTHVHGTDEETETL